The following proteins come from a genomic window of Pseudomonas sp. WJP1:
- a CDS encoding Tim44 domain-containing protein yields MKRFLSIAMALCIGLTMSLDANAAKRFGGGKSAGAAPTHQTSQMAPSSPGMGGAAATAGAAGAAGAAAKAGGASRWLGPLAGIAAGGLLASMFMGDGFQGMQIFDILIMAVIAFLVFRFIAARRRKQQPQMAPAGYAPMQREAFEPKPAGGSIFGGAAAPVAARPVINAPAWFNEHNFIEAARNHFQSLQQHWDANEMDKIAEFVTPQMLEFLKRERADLGDGFQSTYIDNLNVQLDGVDDRADKTIATLTFSGVSKTSRFDQGEVFSESWNMERAQGENQPWLVAGIRQNG; encoded by the coding sequence TGTGCATCGGCTTGACGATGAGCCTCGACGCCAATGCCGCCAAGCGCTTTGGTGGTGGCAAAAGCGCAGGCGCTGCGCCGACACACCAGACCAGCCAGATGGCTCCTTCTTCTCCAGGCATGGGCGGCGCTGCAGCGACTGCTGGTGCAGCCGGTGCCGCTGGCGCCGCAGCCAAGGCCGGTGGCGCTTCGCGCTGGCTCGGCCCTCTGGCCGGTATCGCCGCCGGTGGCCTGCTGGCCTCCATGTTCATGGGCGACGGTTTCCAGGGCATGCAGATCTTCGACATCCTGATCATGGCGGTCATCGCGTTCCTGGTCTTCCGCTTCATCGCCGCTCGTCGTCGCAAGCAGCAGCCGCAAATGGCTCCGGCAGGCTACGCGCCGATGCAGCGTGAAGCGTTCGAGCCCAAGCCTGCTGGCGGTTCGATCTTCGGCGGAGCGGCAGCACCGGTCGCCGCTCGTCCGGTAATCAACGCTCCAGCCTGGTTCAACGAACACAACTTCATCGAAGCCGCGCGCAATCACTTCCAGTCCCTGCAGCAACACTGGGACGCGAACGAAATGGACAAGATCGCCGAGTTCGTGACCCCGCAAATGCTGGAATTCCTCAAGCGCGAGCGTGCTGACCTGGGTGACGGCTTCCAGTCCACCTACATTGATAACCTCAATGTGCAACTGGACGGTGTGGATGATCGCGCCGACAAGACCATCGCCACCCTCACCTTCAGCGGCGTGTCGAAAACCTCGCGTTTCGACCAGGGTGAAGTGTTCAGCGAAAGCTGGAACATGGAACGTGCACAGGGCGAAAACCAGCCTTGGCTGGTGGCCGGTATCCGCCAGAACGGCTGA
- a CDS encoding SMI1/KNR4 family protein, with protein MEEIIEQLREANEPVPVPLELPDEDLLVEIEEQLFIDIPFVFREFLLTVSDVVYGSLEPVTVTDPQSHTYLPDVAANAWDAGVDRSLIPICQDGDDYYCVEEDGTVVLWQAEEELIAEETWESVWHWARDVWLES; from the coding sequence GTGGAAGAAATCATCGAACAACTGCGTGAAGCCAACGAACCGGTACCGGTCCCCTTGGAGTTGCCCGACGAAGATCTGCTGGTCGAAATCGAAGAACAACTGTTCATCGACATTCCGTTCGTCTTCAGAGAATTCCTGCTGACCGTCAGCGACGTGGTCTATGGCAGCCTGGAGCCGGTCACCGTCACTGACCCGCAATCCCACACCTACCTGCCGGACGTTGCCGCCAATGCCTGGGATGCAGGCGTCGATCGCAGCCTGATCCCGATCTGCCAGGACGGCGACGACTACTACTGCGTCGAAGAAGACGGCACCGTGGTGCTTTGGCAGGCCGAAGAAGAACTGATCGCCGAAGAAACCTGGGAATCGGTATGGCACTGGGCGCGGGACGTCTGGCTGGAAAGCTGA
- a CDS encoding cation:proton antiporter: protein MHAISFIQDLAVIMLVAGVVTVLFHRFKQPVVLGYIVAGFIIGPHTPPFSLIHDEGTIKTLAELGVIFLMFCLGLEFSLRKLFKVGATAFIAAFLEIVLMIWIGYEIGRWFDWNTMDSLFLGAILAISSTTIIVKALNDLKMKNQRFAQLIFGVLIVEDILGIGIIALLSSIAVSGTVSSSEVFSTVGKLSLFMIVALVIGILLVPRLLAYVAKFESNEMLLITVLGLCFGFCLLVVKLEYSMVLGAFLIGAIMAESRQLLKIERLIEPVRDLFSAIFFVAIGLMLDPMILLQYAWPIAVITVAVVLGKMLSCGLGAFIAGNDGRTSLRVGMGLSQIGEFSFIIASLGMTLQVTSNFLYPVAVAVSVLTTLMTPYLIRAADPLSIKLAAVMPQRLARVLGMYGEWLRSIQPQGEGALLASMIRRILLQVGVNLALVIAIFFAGAYFAEGMSTYLQDWISDPSWQKALIWGGALLLSLPFLIAAYRKLKALSMLLAEMGVKPEMAGRHTQRVRRVISEVIPILSLLVIFLLLAALSASILPTNKLLVLIAVVAAAVAALLWRWFIRVHTRMQVALLDTLENHKDSPGH, encoded by the coding sequence ATGCATGCCATCAGTTTTATTCAGGATCTGGCAGTGATCATGTTGGTCGCGGGCGTGGTGACCGTGCTTTTCCACCGGTTCAAGCAACCGGTGGTGCTGGGCTACATTGTGGCCGGCTTCATTATTGGCCCGCACACTCCGCCGTTCAGCCTGATCCACGACGAAGGGACCATCAAGACCCTGGCGGAGCTGGGGGTGATTTTCCTGATGTTCTGCCTGGGCCTGGAGTTCAGCCTGCGCAAGCTGTTCAAGGTCGGCGCCACGGCGTTTATCGCGGCGTTCCTGGAAATCGTGCTGATGATCTGGATCGGCTACGAAATCGGCCGCTGGTTCGATTGGAACACCATGGATTCGCTATTCCTCGGGGCGATCCTGGCCATTTCCTCGACCACCATCATCGTCAAGGCACTCAATGACCTGAAGATGAAAAACCAGCGCTTTGCGCAGTTGATATTCGGCGTACTGATCGTCGAAGACATCCTGGGTATCGGCATCATCGCCTTGCTGTCGAGTATCGCGGTCAGCGGCACGGTCAGTTCGAGCGAGGTGTTCTCCACCGTCGGCAAGCTTTCGCTGTTCATGATTGTCGCGCTGGTCATTGGCATCTTGCTGGTGCCGCGCTTGCTGGCCTACGTGGCCAAGTTCGAAAGCAACGAAATGCTGCTGATCACTGTGCTGGGCCTGTGTTTTGGCTTCTGCCTGCTGGTGGTCAAGCTTGAGTACAGCATGGTGCTCGGTGCGTTCCTGATTGGCGCGATCATGGCGGAGTCGCGGCAGTTGCTGAAAATCGAACGCCTGATCGAACCGGTTCGCGACCTGTTCAGTGCGATTTTTTTCGTCGCCATCGGCCTGATGCTCGATCCCATGATACTGCTGCAATACGCCTGGCCAATTGCGGTGATCACCGTGGCGGTGGTGCTCGGCAAGATGCTGTCGTGCGGCCTTGGCGCCTTTATCGCCGGCAACGACGGACGTACCTCACTGCGGGTCGGGATGGGGCTGTCGCAGATTGGCGAATTCTCTTTCATCATTGCGTCGCTGGGCATGACCCTGCAGGTCACCAGTAACTTCCTTTACCCGGTGGCCGTGGCGGTCTCGGTGCTTACCACGCTGATGACGCCCTATCTGATCCGCGCAGCCGACCCGCTGTCAATCAAACTGGCGGCGGTGATGCCGCAACGGTTGGCTCGGGTGTTGGGGATGTATGGCGAATGGCTGCGCAGCATCCAGCCGCAGGGCGAGGGTGCGTTGCTGGCTTCGATGATTCGGCGGATTTTGCTGCAGGTGGGGGTCAATCTGGCGTTGGTGATTGCGATCTTCTTCGCGGGTGCTTACTTCGCCGAAGGCATGTCTACTTACCTGCAAGACTGGATCAGTGACCCGAGCTGGCAGAAAGCGTTGATCTGGGGCGGGGCGCTGCTGCTGTCGCTGCCCTTCCTGATTGCCGCGTATCGCAAGCTCAAGGCGCTGTCGATGTTGCTGGCGGAAATGGGCGTCAAACCGGAGATGGCGGGCCGTCACACGCAGCGAGTGCGCCGGGTGATCTCCGAAGTGATCCCGATCCTCTCGCTGCTGGTGATTTTCCTGCTGCTGGCAGCCTTGTCGGCCAGTATTCTGCCGACCAACAAGTTGCTGGTCCTGATCGCCGTGGTTGCGGCCGCCGTGGCGGCGTTGCTCTGGCGCTGGTTCATCCGAGTGCACACACGGATGCAGGTGGCCTTGCTCGATACCCTGGAAAACCACAAGGATTCGCCGGGGCATTGA
- a CDS encoding acyl-CoA thioesterase, which translates to MEPGNAQLSMTVLMTPDMANFSGNVHGGTLLKYLDEVAYACASRYAGRYVVTLSVDQVIFREPIHVGELVTFLASVNYTGNTSMEVGIKVVTENIRERSVRHTNSCFFTMVAVDDQRKPAPVPPLQPENSEDKRRYMQAQQRRQIRQELEKRYQEIKGDA; encoded by the coding sequence ATGGAACCCGGAAACGCCCAGCTGTCGATGACAGTATTGATGACCCCCGACATGGCCAATTTCTCTGGCAATGTTCATGGCGGCACCCTGCTCAAGTACCTCGACGAAGTAGCCTATGCCTGCGCCAGCCGCTATGCCGGCCGCTACGTGGTGACCCTGTCGGTAGACCAGGTGATTTTCCGCGAGCCGATCCATGTCGGTGAGCTGGTGACCTTCCTGGCATCGGTCAATTACACCGGCAACACCTCCATGGAGGTGGGCATCAAGGTGGTGACCGAGAATATCCGTGAGCGCTCGGTACGCCATACCAACAGCTGCTTCTTCACCATGGTCGCCGTGGATGACCAGCGCAAGCCCGCGCCGGTGCCGCCGCTGCAACCTGAAAACAGTGAAGACAAGCGCCGCTATATGCAGGCGCAGCAACGCCGCCAGATTCGTCAGGAGCTGGAAAAGCGTTATCAGGAAATCAAGGGCGACGCTTAA